TCCTGCTTCCGCGCTTGCGCGCCGTGCCGTGTACGGCGGCGCGTTCCGTCCGTTCATTCCGCCGATGCAGTCCCTCGGCGCACGCGTTACCGCAAAGGAGGCCGCCAATGCCCTTGGACGCCCTGAACCAGTTCGCCCCCACGGCGCCGGGCGCTCCCCTGGCGGAAAAGCTCTCCCGCTCGCGCGGGGTGTTGCGCGCCCTGCTGCGCCTTGTGCCGCCAGAGCAGATCCGCGTGGCCTTCACCGGCGGCAAGGACTCCACCGCGGCGCTCTCCCTCTGGCGCGAGGCCCTGGGGGCGCGCGGCCCGCTGCACGCCATCAGCCTGGACACCGGCCTCAAATTTCCGGAGGTCACGGCCTTCCGCGACAGGCTCTGCGCGGACTGGGGCGTGGAACTCTACGTGGCCCGACCGACCGTGGACCTTGCCGCCTACCCGGTCGCACAGGACAAGGTCGCCTGCTGCCGCGATCTCAAAATTGCGCCACTGGGCCGCGCCCTGCGCCAAACCGGAACCCTGGCGCTCATCTCCGGCCTGCGGCGCGACGAGCACCCCTCGCGGGCCGCGCGCCCCTATGCGGAGCTCAAACCGGCAACGGAACTCTGCCCGGAACACTGGCAGGTGAACGCCATTCTGGACTGGACGGAAATGGACGTCTGGGCCCAGCTGACAGGCGAGGGCCTGCCCTACTGCGAACTGTACCACCAGGGCTATCGGTCGCTGGGCTGCGTTCCCTGCACACGCCCCGCCGGGCTGGACCAGTCCGAGCGCGCGGGCCGCGACCCGGACAAGGAGCGCCAGTTGGAGGCGCTCAAGGCGCTGGGGTATTTCTAGCCGCGCCCCATCAATTCCAGCGCCGCCTTCTTGATGCCCGCCGTGTCCACTCCGGCCAGGGCGCGCAACTCCTTGGCCTTGCCGTGCTCGATGAACAGATCCGGGATGCCCACGCGGCGCACGGTG
This genomic stretch from Humidesulfovibrio mexicanus harbors:
- a CDS encoding phosphoadenosine phosphosulfate reductase family protein, with product MPLDALNQFAPTAPGAPLAEKLSRSRGVLRALLRLVPPEQIRVAFTGGKDSTAALSLWREALGARGPLHAISLDTGLKFPEVTAFRDRLCADWGVELYVARPTVDLAAYPVAQDKVACCRDLKIAPLGRALRQTGTLALISGLRRDEHPSRAARPYAELKPATELCPEHWQVNAILDWTEMDVWAQLTGEGLPYCELYHQGYRSLGCVPCTRPAGLDQSERAGRDPDKERQLEALKALGYF